Proteins encoded together in one Cicer arietinum cultivar CDC Frontier isolate Library 1 chromosome 4, Cicar.CDCFrontier_v2.0, whole genome shotgun sequence window:
- the LOC101493842 gene encoding heavy metal-associated isoprenylated plant protein 39-like isoform X3, whose product MAQQKIVLKVLTMTDDKTKQKAIEAAADIYDVKEQKLTVIGQMDAVKIVKKLKKVGKVDIASVGPAKEEKKEEKKEEKKEEKKEEKKEEKKEEKKEEKKEEKKEEKKEEKKEEKKKEEKEEKK is encoded by the exons ATGGCTCAG CAGAAGATTGTGTTAAAGGTGCTAACGATGACTGATGATAAAACAAAGCAAAAAGCTATAGAAGCAGCTGCAGATATATATG ATGTAAAAGAACAGAAATTGACAGTGATTGGTCAAATGGACGCAGTGAAAATTgtgaagaaattgaagaaagttGGAAAAGTAGATATTGCATCTGTTGGTcctgcaaaagaagagaagaaagaagaaaagaaagaagagaaaaaggaagagaaaaaagaagagaaaaaagaagagaaaaaagaagagaaaaaagaagagaaaaaggaagagaagaaggaagagaagaaggaagagaagaaggaagagaagaagaaagaggaGAAAGAGGAgaagaaataa
- the LOC101493842 gene encoding heavy metal-associated isoprenylated plant protein 39-like isoform X4: MAQKIVLKVLTMTDDKTKQKAIEAAADIYDVKEQKLTVIGQMDAVKIVKKLKKVGKVDIASVGPAKEEKKEEKKEEKKEEKKEEKKEEKKEEKKEEKKEEKKEEKKEEKKEEKKKEEKEEKK; this comes from the exons ATGGCTCAG AAGATTGTGTTAAAGGTGCTAACGATGACTGATGATAAAACAAAGCAAAAAGCTATAGAAGCAGCTGCAGATATATATG ATGTAAAAGAACAGAAATTGACAGTGATTGGTCAAATGGACGCAGTGAAAATTgtgaagaaattgaagaaagttGGAAAAGTAGATATTGCATCTGTTGGTcctgcaaaagaagagaagaaagaagaaaagaaagaagagaaaaaggaagagaaaaaagaagagaaaaaagaagagaaaaaagaagagaaaaaagaagagaaaaaggaagagaagaaggaagagaagaaggaagagaagaaggaagagaagaagaaagaggaGAAAGAGGAgaagaaataa
- the LOC101493842 gene encoding heavy metal-associated isoprenylated plant protein 39-like isoform X2, with protein sequence MAQKIVLKVLTMTDDKTKQKAIEAAADIYGVDSIVADVKEQKLTVIGQMDAVKIVKKLKKVGKVDIASVGPAKEEKKEEKKEEKKEEKKEEKKEEKKEEKKEEKKEEKKEEKKEEKKEEKKKEEKEEKK encoded by the exons ATGGCTCAG AAGATTGTGTTAAAGGTGCTAACGATGACTGATGATAAAACAAAGCAAAAAGCTATAGAAGCAGCTGCAGATATATATG GGGTTGATTCAATTGTTGCAGATGTAAAAGAACAGAAATTGACAGTGATTGGTCAAATGGACGCAGTGAAAATTgtgaagaaattgaagaaagttGGAAAAGTAGATATTGCATCTGTTGGTcctgcaaaagaagagaagaaagaagaaaagaaagaagagaaaaaggaagagaaaaaagaagagaaaaaagaagagaaaaaagaagagaaaaaagaagagaaaaaggaagagaagaaggaagagaagaaggaagagaagaaggaagagaagaagaaagaggaGAAAGAGGAgaagaaataa
- the LOC101493842 gene encoding heavy metal-associated isoprenylated plant protein 39-like isoform X1, giving the protein MAQQKIVLKVLTMTDDKTKQKAIEAAADIYGVDSIVADVKEQKLTVIGQMDAVKIVKKLKKVGKVDIASVGPAKEEKKEEKKEEKKEEKKEEKKEEKKEEKKEEKKEEKKEEKKEEKKEEKKKEEKEEKK; this is encoded by the exons ATGGCTCAG CAGAAGATTGTGTTAAAGGTGCTAACGATGACTGATGATAAAACAAAGCAAAAAGCTATAGAAGCAGCTGCAGATATATATG GGGTTGATTCAATTGTTGCAGATGTAAAAGAACAGAAATTGACAGTGATTGGTCAAATGGACGCAGTGAAAATTgtgaagaaattgaagaaagttGGAAAAGTAGATATTGCATCTGTTGGTcctgcaaaagaagagaagaaagaagaaaagaaagaagagaaaaaggaagagaaaaaagaagagaaaaaagaagagaaaaaagaagagaaaaaagaagagaaaaaggaagagaagaaggaagagaagaaggaagagaagaaggaagagaagaagaaagaggaGAAAGAGGAgaagaaataa